A section of the Pseudomonas prosekii genome encodes:
- a CDS encoding DUF2235 domain-containing protein: MSGYVPNPPKDYRYHEAKPVDIHARRWAEYEKHGKAPAPQKEKISIALRIGVFFDGTGNNANNTAAGLLCGAHNPIAAADIDPSCKPFMADPDSSYGNDVSNIKKLSDLYYAPQKTEGEGPQKRASRMIYMEGIGTLSGEKDNLVGQGTGRGDTGVAGRVQLSFAQIQQRIDDVLANHPGCEITSLIFDTFGFSRGAAAARHFANEVVRGPQGPLGNVLRGSSEAFSSNFIAQYKSGINMGFIGLFDTVPSIAGWSNLGNIKSSVATGIKLYLDRRFFDDVVQLAARDECRGNFALSSIKPDFPEITLPGVHSDIGGGYLDEAQECVLISPMQALEVSIHTDVVTTSIYRDAVKVRSQWLAKGWPAEFLEIVTPPAIQIKDQQDRFSPPMKRVYAALQLKRPISGKLSRVYLHLMHKLAKEKGVQFDDIPDTSGLAVPQELQAMSDRFVAGDYSTTPQEEQVLGLKYIHTSANWNHPLGRNDGSGLKAVYINAPTQDGVRVKHPHVPDWTLW, translated from the coding sequence ATGAGTGGCTACGTCCCCAACCCCCCAAAAGACTATCGATACCACGAGGCCAAGCCTGTCGATATCCATGCCCGACGCTGGGCAGAATATGAGAAACACGGAAAGGCGCCGGCTCCTCAAAAAGAAAAAATCAGCATCGCGCTGAGAATTGGCGTGTTCTTCGATGGCACTGGCAACAACGCGAATAATACGGCTGCTGGGTTGTTGTGTGGTGCGCACAACCCCATAGCTGCGGCGGACATTGACCCCAGTTGCAAGCCGTTTATGGCTGATCCTGACAGTAGTTATGGCAATGACGTCAGCAATATAAAAAAGCTGAGTGACCTGTATTACGCACCGCAAAAGACTGAAGGCGAGGGCCCACAAAAACGCGCATCTCGCATGATCTACATGGAGGGTATCGGCACTCTGTCGGGCGAAAAAGACAACCTGGTCGGGCAGGGTACCGGCAGGGGTGATACGGGCGTCGCCGGGCGTGTGCAGCTTTCATTCGCTCAAATACAACAACGAATTGATGACGTGCTCGCGAACCATCCCGGCTGCGAAATCACATCATTGATCTTCGATACTTTCGGGTTCAGCCGAGGTGCGGCGGCGGCTCGCCATTTTGCCAATGAAGTCGTACGCGGCCCACAAGGCCCTTTAGGGAATGTGTTGCGCGGGAGTTCAGAAGCTTTCAGTTCAAACTTCATCGCCCAGTACAAAAGCGGAATCAACATGGGCTTTATAGGTTTGTTTGATACGGTGCCATCGATTGCCGGATGGTCGAATTTGGGCAATATAAAGAGCTCCGTCGCTACGGGGATAAAGCTCTATTTGGATCGAAGGTTTTTCGACGACGTCGTGCAGTTAGCCGCCCGCGACGAATGTCGAGGCAACTTTGCTCTCAGTAGCATCAAGCCGGATTTCCCTGAGATTACCTTGCCAGGTGTGCACTCTGATATTGGTGGCGGTTATCTCGATGAAGCTCAGGAGTGTGTACTGATCAGCCCAATGCAAGCGTTGGAAGTGTCGATCCATACGGATGTAGTGACTACCTCGATCTACCGCGATGCCGTTAAGGTCAGAAGCCAATGGTTAGCCAAGGGGTGGCCCGCAGAGTTTTTAGAGATCGTCACGCCTCCAGCGATTCAGATAAAGGATCAGCAAGACCGGTTCAGTCCTCCCATGAAGCGAGTTTATGCGGCATTGCAGCTCAAACGCCCTATAAGCGGAAAACTGTCGAGGGTCTACTTGCATCTGATGCACAAATTGGCAAAGGAGAAAGGAGTTCAGTTTGACGATATCCCCGATACTTCCGGGCTGGCGGTCCCGCAGGAACTTCAAGCTATGAGCGACAGATTCGTCGCCGGCGACTACAGCACTACGCCTCAAGAAGAACAGGTGCTGGGACTGAAGTACATTCACACGTCGGCGAACTGGAATCATCCCCTGGGTCGAAATGATGGAAGCGGTTTGAAGGCTGTTTACATCAACGCACCTACGCAGGACGGTGTCCGCGTAAAACACCCTCATGTACCCGACTGGACGCTTTGGTAA
- a CDS encoding phage infection protein: protein MKRQILLSIAFSVFAVNAFAASSAHQAVAEGGSDRLIESRVAEGGSDRLNQNRVAEGGSDRLIENRVAEGGSDRLNQNRVAEGGSDRLNQNRVAEGGSDRLNQNRVAEGGSDRLNQNRVAEGGSDRLNQNRVAEGGSDRLNQNRVAEGGSDRLNQNRIA from the coding sequence ATGAAACGCCAAATCCTTCTCAGCATCGCTTTCTCGGTTTTCGCAGTTAACGCTTTCGCCGCTTCCTCTGCTCACCAGGCTGTCGCTGAAGGCGGCTCGGATCGACTGATTGAAAGCCGCGTGGCTGAAGGTGGTTCGGACCGTTTGAACCAGAATCGTGTTGCTGAAGGTGGCTCGGATCGTTTGATCGAGAACCGCGTGGCTGAAGGTGGCTCGGATCGTCTGAACCAGAACCGCGTCGCTGAAGGTGGCTCGGATCGTTTGAACCAGAATCGCGTTGCCGAAGGTGGCTCGGATCGTCTGAACCAGAACCGCGTTGCCGAAGGTGGTTCCGACCGTCTGAACCAAAACCGCGTTGCCGAAGGTGGCTCGGACCGTCTGAACCAGAACCGCGTTGCCGAAGGTGGTTCCGACCGTCTGAACCAGAACCGCGTCGCTGAAGGTGGCTCCGACCGTCTGAACCAAAACCGCATCGCATGA
- a CDS encoding GFA family protein, with amino-acid sequence MDEFHQGNCLCGAVRYEVSAPLKDVPDCQCRKCRR; translated from the coding sequence ATGGATGAATTTCATCAAGGAAACTGTCTCTGCGGCGCAGTCAGATATGAGGTTTCGGCGCCGCTTAAAGATGTTCCGGACTGCCAATGTCGGAAATGCAGACGATGA
- a CDS encoding GFA family protein encodes MDEFHQGSCLCGAVKYQVSAPLKAVSHCHCGKCRKAHGAAFATYASAPRSAVSISSSVEALKRFQSSPGITRQFCSNCGTSLFWSDANGAYADWISIAVGTLDTPFRAAKQRHTCVSEKASWFEIEDRWPQEQ; translated from the coding sequence ATGGATGAATTTCATCAAGGAAGCTGTCTCTGCGGCGCAGTCAAATATCAGGTTTCGGCGCCGCTGAAAGCCGTTTCGCATTGCCATTGTGGCAAGTGCCGAAAGGCTCACGGCGCCGCGTTTGCGACTTATGCCAGCGCCCCGAGGTCGGCGGTTTCGATTTCGAGTAGCGTCGAGGCGCTCAAGCGTTTTCAATCGTCGCCCGGCATCACGCGGCAGTTCTGTTCTAACTGCGGGACTTCGCTGTTTTGGTCTGACGCCAACGGCGCGTATGCGGATTGGATTTCGATTGCAGTTGGCACACTTGATACGCCGTTTCGTGCGGCGAAGCAGCGGCATACGTGTGTATCGGAGAAGGCGTCGTGGTTCGAGATTGAAGATCGGTGGCCGCAGGAGCAGTGA
- a CDS encoding DUF7079 family protein gives MGHFLTEPQLTDVRTALSEPFNYFPTDYEYIAREVKGVDAEVLYEIFYSEVAPVCFSNIAAVLPSVWTGFDPDWLRTTIEERLAAQERNWLRRQFDKALVLWLKYNYDYMWKEIAQRL, from the coding sequence TTGGGACATTTTCTGACCGAACCACAACTGACAGACGTCAGAACCGCGCTGTCCGAACCATTCAATTATTTTCCAACCGATTACGAATATATCGCGCGCGAAGTCAAAGGGGTCGATGCAGAAGTCCTCTATGAAATCTTTTACTCAGAAGTAGCGCCCGTGTGCTTCTCCAATATTGCAGCAGTCCTGCCCTCGGTCTGGACAGGTTTTGACCCCGACTGGCTGAGAACTACCATTGAGGAAAGACTGGCGGCGCAGGAACGTAATTGGCTGCGGAGGCAGTTCGATAAGGCGCTGGTGCTATGGCTGAAATACAACTACGACTACATGTGGAAGGAAATTGCTCAGAGGCTTTGA
- a CDS encoding DUF2931 family protein: protein MKIWISLLGALLITGCQSAYSLSAPSDTQAKAWELAFTEPDYMKVWVEDSSVQDITGKVFFKTGGGRAAGGEPEDGKESARGWTGVGGSGKTVVGADLPIRIFVRWQSIVEQKTYRAWVDIPEKARQIMTSSTSERCSTTPEKEPRFMASVYLGLAPGGVVQVWVRDSCNQPVKVAKGLAEIEPLGPDQGKNEGRYAYPVSEKAKRYIDQYGIPYGSW, encoded by the coding sequence ATGAAAATATGGATATCGCTTCTGGGCGCGTTGCTCATTACAGGCTGTCAGTCTGCCTACTCGCTTTCCGCACCAAGTGATACCCAGGCAAAAGCGTGGGAGCTCGCTTTTACCGAGCCTGACTACATGAAGGTCTGGGTTGAAGACAGCTCTGTCCAGGACATTACTGGCAAAGTGTTTTTTAAAACAGGCGGCGGGCGCGCGGCGGGTGGCGAACCTGAAGATGGGAAAGAGTCGGCTCGTGGCTGGACGGGAGTCGGTGGTAGCGGAAAAACCGTCGTAGGTGCGGATTTGCCCATTCGGATATTTGTACGGTGGCAATCGATTGTGGAGCAGAAAACCTACCGGGCATGGGTGGACATACCGGAGAAGGCTCGTCAGATCATGACCTCTTCTACCAGCGAGCGGTGCTCCACAACTCCTGAAAAAGAACCCAGGTTTATGGCCTCTGTTTATTTAGGTCTGGCTCCTGGCGGAGTTGTGCAAGTTTGGGTCAGGGACTCGTGTAACCAACCCGTGAAGGTTGCCAAAGGTTTGGCGGAGATTGAGCCCTTAGGACCCGACCAAGGCAAGAATGAAGGCCGGTACGCCTATCCCGTAAGTGAGAAGGCTAAGCGCTACATCGATCAGTACGGCATCCCTTACGGTAGTTGGTAA